AGGGGTGCATGGCACCTGCACCTATCTGGCAGGACTGAAGAGCTCGTCCTGGGAGGAAAAGGGGATGAGGACATCCCAGGGACCGATTCCTCACTGGACCTTGACTAGTGAATGGCAGGGGTGGCTGCTGAGTGCCAGCACTGggtatggggggggggggggaggtcAAGAGCCTAAGGCTTGGGCAGGGGGATGAAAGTTAGATCGGGGTGAAGAGCTGTCTGAGACTGGGGACCAGCACTGAGTATCGGGAGGTCAGCGCCCTGGTGGGCAAGGCTGAGAGTCGGCTCCACACTAAGGCTAGATGGGAATGTGCTTGCCCCTGGGATGGGAGGGACATACTAGGAGCTGAGCCCCACGCCTGAGCCGAGGAAGAGAAGGGCCTGAGCCAGAGGCGGGGGTGGGTGACGGCGGGGCAGGGGTATGAAATATATTCTTGGATGAGGGGAGGGTGCCCAATCCTCAGAGCCCCAGGGTTGGGCCTCCATGCAGGATGGAGGGCTCTGAGCTCTGGGATGGGACAAAGGGCTCAGAATCCACAAAACCATTCTGATGGGGGTGCTGTGCTTCGAGTCCAGAATGGAATGGGAGGGCCCACGAGCCCCGGAGGGTACTGCGGGCTCCGAGCTGGCGAGGGAGGTCAAGGCAGTCTCGGGTGTAGGAGCTCCAAGCACAGGGTGTTGGGGGCAAGTCTCAGAGCTTTGGCCTTTAAGAACAGAGTCTCTGTGTGAGCCCTGAGGTGGGGAACGGACTTTTAGTGGTTCAGGAGGGAGGTTTCGGAAACTAGGGTGGGCGGGCGGGGTTTCTGTATTCGGACCGGCTATCTCTGGGTCTTTGACGGTAGGAGCTCTCGGAGGCGGGAACGAGAGGGTACGGCTTAGTGCCTCCGAGTCGGGGGAAGGTCTCAGAGCTCGGGGCTCGCGGGCGTCTCATCTCCACGGTTTCGGGCCAGGCAGGGGCAGCTCAGAGCCCCGAGCCCGGGGAGGTGGCGCGGGAGCCCGCGGGCGCGGCGGGCGCGGGCGCGCGGCGCGGGTCGGCGTCCTGCTCGTAGCGGTAGTGGTAGCCCTCCATCTGGTCCCGGCACGCCTCGCGGAGGTTGCGCATCCAGCGCTGGATGCCGCGGCGGTTTAGGTAGAGCACCATGAGGAAGATGAGGCCGATGAGCGCCAGCACCAGCCCGAAAAACACGTAGGAGGCTTCCAGCTCCGGGCCGGCGGCCTCCGCCTCCTCTCCGCGAGCGTCGGCGCCGCTCTCCGCGCAGCGCAGCCGAGCCCCGTCCAGGTCCAGCAGCGGCCGGTCCAGCAGCGCCCGCGGGGCGGCGCAGCGCAGGCGTCGCGCGTCGGGCACGCGCTCCGTGGCGTTGCGCAGCCAGGCCAGTAGGGGGCGCGCGGCGCAGCCGCAGCGCAGGGGGTTGTCGGCGAGCAGCAGGCGCGGCCCGGGGAGGCCGCCATCGCGCTCCAGCGCGCGCAGCTCGTCGGGGCCCAGGCCGGCCAACCCGTTGAGGCTCACGTCCAGCTGCTCCAGGCGCGCCAGGCGCAGCGCGGCTGGCGGCAGACGGCTCAGCGCGTTGCCCGCCAGGCCCAGCAGGCGAAGCTCGGCCAGCGGGGCCAGCGCAGCGTCCAGCGCGGCCAGCAGCGCGGGGCCGCCCCGTACCAGCGCGTGGTTGAGCTGCAGCGAGCGCAGCGCGGGCAGCCCGCGGAAGGCGCCACCGCCCAAGGCGCGCAGCGGGTTGTGGCTGAGGTCGAGCGCCGCCAGGCTGGGCAACCCGTCGAAGGCGCCGTCCTCCACCACCTCAATGTGGTTGTGCGTGAGGCGCAGCGCGCTCAGGAGCGGCAGGCGCACGCCCGCCGCCTGGTCGCCGTCCCCGTCCGCATCCCCGCCGGCGAAGGCGGCCGCGCGCAGCACCGTCAGGTTGGCGCCCACGATGGTGAGGTTGCGCGCGTCGGGCGGCACGTCCCGCGGAGGCTGGCGGAGCTCGGCGCCCGACGCGCAGCGTAGCAGCAGCTTGGGGCCGCCGAAGCAGTAGCACTGGAAGGGGCAGGGTGCCGCGGGCTGGCTCAGCGCCGCCGCCACGAGCAGTAGCCCCTGGAGCCCCGGCTGTCCAGCACGCGGGGCCATCGCGGCCGCCCCCGCATCCAGCGCCCGGGCCGCCGCGCTCACCAGTGAGTTGGGAGCGCCTGGTGGGGGCACGGGTGGGGCGAGTCCTTGACCCGGAGCGGCTGGCAGTCCCGGTCGGTCCGTTCGTTGTCTCGAAAGTCCGAGGAGCCGTAGTTATTGGCTGACTGGCCAGGGGCGAGAGGGGTCAGACGGGGAGCGGAGCCCCCCGCCCCCGGTGCCCTCGCCCTGCGAGCCGGCCTCCGACTTCCGCGGCCGCTCCGGGCTCGGAGCCGAGTGGGCAGGGTTTGCTTCCCCCCTCCCCGCCTCCCGGCCTCCTCCTCCGCCCCCAGCGGAGTCTCCGCTCCCTCTTCGCCGTGGGAGGCGGGGTGGGAGGCTCCCGAGAATCAGGGCTGTCGGCTGCTGCCCTTTCTCTTTACCCTCTCGGCCCCCGTCCCCCCGGGCTGCCGAGAAGTTTGCCTCCTGGAGACTCCGACTTGGtttccccctcctccaccccccacGTTTAAGCTGggtccttcctcctccctctccagcaCGTGTGGGGCGGGGCCCGCCTTCGGAGAGCGGGCAGGTGGGTCACCACCAGGAAGAATTCGGGGGTTGGGGAGGACTTTAGAGCTGCTCCTACTACAGAAGGAAGGGATGAGGGGTGGGCTGAGAAAGTTACTTATTTTCCAGCCTCTTCCTAAGGTAGAGAGACTGGAAAATCCCCGGTCTCTGCTTTCTCCTCTGCGACCCTAGTTCCATTAGACCCGGCTGTGTCACCACCCCTGTAGGTCCTGTGGGACCAGCTTTTTCTCCATACCATCCCATCCCATTCCATCATCAGGAGAAGTCTGTGGCACCCgctcccctcccacccaccaACTCTGGCTGCTCTGTCTGTGCCAGGAGTTCCCTCATCTGGTTTCCTCCACCAGGCTGGACTCCTCTGCCAAGCACTGCTCTAGGCACAGAGACACGGGGGTGTAGTGATTCTGCTCTTTGCTCTCATTCCCTGCCCCCAAACGTCTTAGACTCCTGGGATTCCGTTGGACACCATCAACCAGTCCCTCCAGGCTTCTCCGCCTGTGAGTGGGGTTTGGGGCACCAGAGGTTGGGAGAACAGGAGCAGATTTTGCAGCATGGAGTGGGGGGTCTCAGAAGGGGccagggctgaggtgggggctGAGCTGTTTACAGATTTGTTttgttctggatttttttttttcccccagaactGGGAAGCTCCAAACCTGATTTAAAGAGACAGGCTCCTGAGAAGGAAGCATTCCTGCTCTTGGCATGAATTATTCAGGCTGGAGAGGCTGACACTTGATCCGCAGGCCATTCGGGTATCAGCAGAGCTGCTTGGGATAGAGGCTCCCCCCTCCTCCCAAGAATCAGTCTCTTTCTCCTGAATTGGGGACGATTATGTTGACTCCTTTCCTGAGGTTATATTTAACAGATCGACAAAAGGATCAATACCACTTAAGGAGAAGAGGCAGACCCTGCAGTGGCCTGGGTCTTGGGCACAGACCAACATTAAGGGGCAGGGCTGGTGATGGTGGGGGTCCCCCAGCTCTCCCCTCCTCCCAACCCTCTCTTTTCCCTACCCCTGTCATAACTCTCCCAGGTATGAGAGCTCAGATGTGCTTCATGCAAGTCCATGCAGACTCATTCATATGTGCGCATAGGATTGTAGGTTTGAGTGCGTCCTGGCATGTGTCCATaaattgataaagacatacatatttGAATATGCACACTTCTGAGCCCATGCAAGTTCCTGGGTACATTCTCAGAGGGCAAGCTTACAGGCCCATGCATAAGCCATGCCAAACATAGGGACCCAGAGATTGGCTAGCACAGTCAGACCCTACTCCTCCTGCCTTGCACCATGCCCTTGGTCTGTGGAGGTAACAGGCTGGTGGTGTCTTTTCTCACATGGGCACACGTACTCAAGTAGATGCCATTGGGGCTGGGCCCCCAGCTGTAGCACTCTCCTAAACCCCGGCCCACACAGCAACATGCCCAGTTCTGACATCTCCCCTGGTAGGAGGCACTGGGTCATCTTCACTTTTGTGTTTCCAGTATAGGGACTATCATCACAGAAGAGTGTGTAGTGCAGATGACAGACTGAATGAACAGAAcaatctgtttccttgtctgcTTCCAGGCCCGGAGAAATCACAGACCACTGCCAAGGCTGGAACTCCTTCCCCAGGCCCCGTGGTGGCTGGCCTCAGATTGGCTGATGCCCACCCCCTCTTCTGCTCCCCAGGAAAGGAGTTGCATGGCCACAGGCACCCTTGATTGGGGGGGTGCTTGACACCTCATTTGGGGAAATGAGGCGTGGGGAGAATTTAGAATCATCAGGTGCCAGAGAATAAGGCAAATGTCCTCTGTATTGCACAAATGGGGAAATAGGCCAAAGGGGCCCCAAGGCCCCTGTCAAAGTTTCAGGGTTTAGCCTAGAAACCTGGCCCCAGGGTCCTTGCCCAGGACTCTGTCCAAGATGGTGGGGTGCATCTGAGAGGGTCCTGCACCACAAGGAAGTCTTATCCTGaccccaggaagctgaggctgggaaTGGATGCCGTGGTTGGTCTGGTGTGACCTCAGGCTTGTGTC
The genomic region above belongs to Papio anubis isolate 15944 chromosome 12, Panubis1.0, whole genome shotgun sequence and contains:
- the TPBGL gene encoding trophoblast glycoprotein-like → MAPRAGQPGLQGLLLVAAALSQPAAPCPFQCYCFGGPKLLLRCASGAELRQPPRDVPPDARNLTIVGANLTVLRAAAFAGGDADGDGDQAAGVRLPLLSALRLTHNHIEVVEDGAFDGLPSLAALDLSHNPLRALGGGAFRGLPALRSLQLNHALVRGGPALLAALDAALAPLAELRLLGLAGNALSRLPPAALRLARLEQLDVSLNGLAGLGPDELRALERDGGLPGPRLLLADNPLRCGCAARPLLAWLRNATERVPDARRLRCAAPRALLDRPLLDLDGARLRCAESGADARGEEAEAAGPELEASYVFFGLVLALIGLIFLMVLYLNRRGIQRWMRNLREACRDQMEGYHYRYEQDADPRRAPAPAAPAGSRATSPGSGL